From one Sardina pilchardus chromosome 6, fSarPil1.1, whole genome shotgun sequence genomic stretch:
- the cmc1 gene encoding COX assembly mitochondrial protein homolog, translating into MEASQSEEPVLRHVEKDVLIPKMMREKAKERCAENVAAFSHCCKESGFLMVLKCREENAALKECLTKHYQDPAFYEECKQEYIKEKLEFLRTGVAAKNRIQKLPTSM; encoded by the exons ATGGAAGCTTCCCAATCAG AAGAGCCTGTGTTGCGCCATGTGGAGAAAGATGTTTTGATACCCAAGATGATGAGGGAGAAGGCAAAGGAGCGTTGTGCAGAAAATGTTGCTG CCTTTTCTCACTGTTGTAAGGAGAGCGGATTCTTAATGGTGTTGAAATGCAGGGAGGAAAACGCAGCTCTGAAGGAGTGCCTGACAAAGCA TTACCAAGACCCTGCCTTCTATGAAGAGTGTAAGCAAGAGTATATCAAAGAGAAGCTGGAATTTTTGAGAACAGGCGTTGCAGCCAAGAACAGGATACAGAAGCTCCCAACCAGCATGTAG